From the genome of Papaver somniferum cultivar HN1 unplaced genomic scaffold, ASM357369v1 unplaced-scaffold_21, whole genome shotgun sequence:
actagttgtattaggtagagtcgattctcctctaaccttaggtttctttgaGTTGATTCGTAACGACACTTGGTGCCTAATTTTAAAGCTTTTCTTCCCTGTAAATTTGAGTTGAATAGACACCCAAAACCCCTGATTCTAAAACATCCATTGATATAATCCATTTATTACAAAAATCAACCCAAAGCCTAACCTCCACTGCCATTCAATTGTCTACCCAGCTTAGAGAAGCAGCACCAACAAACATCCAAAAGAATCGCACCATTCACCAACGACACCCCACACACCATTCCATTTAAGTACTAACCTGCAGCAATTCATTTTTACAACTTCCCTGAAACACCAATCGACCCCACCACTGCGACTCCATAAATAAGCAGATCAAAATTGAGTGAAAATCATGATAGTAGTATAAGTTAGATGATAATTAAAGTTAACATTCCAAGAGATCAATTTCAAAGAAACTGTATTGTTGAATATTTCTTTTTCACTCTTTGACACCAACCCCTACAATACCACGTTTTGCGACCTGGACCTTTGTATATGCATGATGCTGTAAATTACTTAACACCATAGATCAACTAGATAGCTCCAAATTGGTAAAAGTAACCATTATTGGTTTGGTAATTAAATAACCAGATCAACTGGACAGCTCCATGTTCATTCCTCAATTTGATCTTAGTTTGCGTTTTTTTCCCCTCTTAAATTAACTCAAAACAcgaaagaattaaaaataaaatgataatttaatCTAcagaagaaaagcagaaatcaatcatcattttctctctttgttttgtttcttaattttttttttaatttgcacAATTCTAGCATGATTACTACCAAATTGGATATAATTTTGTTTCATCACGCCGGTGTCATTGTAGTACAgtgtggtaaagtcattgggtgatgatattgGTAACCTGAGTTCAAAAGTCGATAACTTCtttaaagatcaaaaaaaaaaaagatgttttgTTTAACCACGTACCCGCCATTAAAAGTcaaaattttttctaaaaatgtGAATGTGCAAGTTGGGATTTTACATTTTCTTTGTAACGCTATGTTTTAGACGTTGCAAATTGGCAACTGTTCTCTATTTCTGTTACACTTAATCAATGttataatattttttaatttaattaatctGATGTGCTCGAACAGCGTTATTAAATGTGTTGCATAGCAAAGGCCGTCGCAAACTACAACCTCTTCCTTCGGAGATTAAAGCAAACTAGATAAGAGTGAGTAATGCGATCTTCTTTTCTTTCCAAATTCCAATGCCTCTGAACTCAAGAACGTGCTCacgatttatttatattttttatttcgaATCACAGGTTTCAATAGCAAATCAGTTTTCATGATCTGATCCACAATAACGGGGTCAACTAGACAACTACATGCTCATGTTCAGTCATTTATTGGACTAGAAGGAATCGAATCTAATAAATTTCCCGAACATGCAACTAGCACGATGCAGTTAAGATCCAAATGCCCAATCCAAGTTCTAGCTAGTATAACAAGGCACTGCCACTTCTGCAAAAAAACATTAATTACATGTATGATGATGCTCAATTTGTGGGTTGCATATTATTAAAATCATGATCTTTTAGATGGCAGATATACGTGTAATGAAGTGCGAAAATAGGCTGACAACGGAGGATAAGGTGATCAACAAATTAATTTACACGTTCCAAAACCAAAGCAATCCTTGATGATCTGATCCACAATAAATGATACGGTAAACTGGAGTCACTGGACAACCCCATGTTGAAATCTTGCCCAAATCAATGAGCACGAGGAATTTAAGACTCAGATGCCCAATCTAAGTTGCTATATGCGATTTTTTAAACAGAATATTAATTATATTGTGCAACAACATAGGCAATCGATATTTATATTCAAGGCTCATAGGTGTTGCAGGCTTACAGGCTGCAGCTTCCGATCTTCAACTCCTTTATTATCACATGAAAACCAACTAACGATGATGGTCCATATAAAAGTATTCCTATCATAGAACCTTCTAGGTCGATCGATCTTTCACCAGTGTGAAAAGACACGGGACGTACATGTGATGGAGGCAGATAAAATCATTAATTAATGCCATTACCTCTAAAATCTAATTTCACACCGACGGCAAATTTGTCCTCTTTTCTGGGTAGGAAAATATGACAAAACCAACTtactagatttatttatttttcatttctcaTGAATGATGTATGTACCGACTACTCATTGATTGATCCCTTTGTGAAAACGAAGTAGAATTGGAGTCGTGCAGAAAAATGTGTCCAGTTACTAAACTACTTAATCTCCTGTTGAACACTCATAAATGAGAAGACATCATAAATATATAAACTTAGAAGGTTGATATAGTCCATCAAATAAATAGAACAACAACACCCTTGAGTCTTGACCATGAACATTGTTGATTACTATACAGATTACAGTAGATTCTAAGCAGAAGCCAACATAGGATTGGTAAATACTTAACCAGGCAGACGCCATgctgcaaaaaaaaatatatatatatatatatagacatcaaATGATTAATCGCGGTCAGCGAAGAGGAATTATATAACAAATCTTAAATCACTCTCTTCATCAGAGAAACTTACTGGCGAATACAGAGATGCAAATTAGTGCTGCAAAGAGATGATTAATCCTACTACTTGTTTTCATGTTTACAAGCTTTGGTGTTTTAGAAATATGACATGGTCATGGTGTTAAATAGTAGAATATGGGGATTTCAAATTTTCAatgtaatatcaaaaaaaaaaaaaatcacagtgTGTGCACATATTTTTATTAAACCTAATCATCTTATCCTTGGATCATATTCGGTAAACGAGTACTTCCCCTCTGTGTCGCCATCAGATGGAGCCGTCACAACAACAACTTACTGTTGTAAACAATTTTAAaccaatatttttgttttcttctctgtTGGGTGATGAAATTATGATTTTTTAGATTTGGATGCCTATAACAAGTAGGATCTTGGAAGATGCAAACAAGTCACAGCTGTTGCTGCACCCCCATAACAATTACTCCTAGATAACGTGATGCACAATATCAGGTCATTTGGACAACCCCACGTGCTCAATCAGTGAAAATTGATGATTTTGATACCTCGACTTGCCACGATTATCTTTGAAAATTTTCATCGAGTATTCGAGTACAAATGATAGTATTAAATTGATATCCCAGTTAATATTCGAATAACTGGGTAGGAAAAGTTCATTCATATATAAGAGCCGAGAGGTTCAACAACAGAAAGTAGGAAAAGCTCTTCCAAGAAACACTAGTAAATATGGCAACAAGCACTAGGATTAATCATCTATTTGCAATACTAATTTGCATCTCTATCTTTGCCGGTAAGTTTCCTATAGTTGGTTGAGTTGCTTGAGCATTTTTGTACTTGGGTattaagatgttttttttttttttaatggactACAATTAATCTTCTGGTTTAGAGATAATAATTCATAAATGTTGTTACTGTTTGCAGAGATGGTATTAGCACAAGAGTATTGGTTTCCCGATATCTGCGCTCCCGGTGAAGCATATATTGAGAGGAACTATAACCCCGTTCCTGCCGACAAGTGCACCTCTTGCTCAGATTGGTGTAAAGCTCAGTGTTGTAGTCTTGATCGTTGGGTGGTCCAAGATGAGTGCCGTCAAGTTGGTGATTGGCAGGATTGTCAGTGTTGCTGCAGTACACGACCACCAACGGTACCCCCTGCACCTCCATCCAGGCCACCGTTCGCTGCATACACATCAGGTCCTGAAAAGATATGTACAACTTCAGAAACAGAAATACTGATTAAACGGGCTACAGGC
Proteins encoded in this window:
- the LOC113339313 gene encoding unconventional myosin-XVI-like codes for the protein MATSTRINHLFAILICISIFAEMVLAQEYWFPDICAPGEAYIERNYNPVPADKCTSCSDWCKAQCCSLDRWVVQDECRQVGDWQDCQCCCSTRPPTVPPAPPSRPPFAAYTSGPEKICTTSETEILIKRATGTECPSNPLCETKCKEINLFPVRSECLGASRDGKEAAYNWYEQCCCGAAPPPPTPSPPPLCPGERPPCGQPPLPPPCCGCCPVDVNIQVSVKSGCNGASCNSL